Proteins from a genomic interval of Drosophila melanogaster chromosome 2R:
- the shg gene encoding shotgun, giving the protein MSTSVQRMSRSYHCINMSATPQAGHLNPAQQQTHQQHKRKCRDLGRRLIPARLLLGVIVAISLLSPALALHSPPDKNFSGDNRKPAFKNCAGYAPKVKEEQPENTYVLTVEAVDPDPDQVIRYSIVQSPFERPKFFINPSTGVIFTTHTFDRDEPIHEKFVFVTVQATDNGLPPLDDVCTFNVTIEDINDNAPAFNKARYDESMSENAQPDAVVMTISASDFDDGNNSLVEYEILRERDFQYFKIDKESGIIYLKRPIDKRPGQSYAIIVRAYNVVPDPPQDAQIEVRIRVVESSIKPPSFVNPIDTPIYLKENLKNFTHPIATLRAVSNMPDKPEVIFELNTGRTEQTNSKNTFVFNQIGNEVTISLGKTLDYEAITDYTLTMIVRNTHELGTEHQIKIQVEDVNDNIPYYTEVKSGTILENEPPGTPVMQVRAFDMDGTSANNIVSFELADNREYFTIDPNTGNITALTTFDREERDFYNVKVIASDNSPSSLFDNGEPNRGHQVFRISIGDKNDHKPHFQQDKYLAERLLEDANTNTEVIEVKAEDEDNASQILYSIESGNVGDAFKIGLKTGKITVNQKLDYETITEYELKVRAFDGIYDDYTTVVIKIEDVNDNPPVFKQDYSVTILEETTYDDCILTVEAYDPDIKDRNADQHIVYSIHQNDGNRWTIDNSGCLRLVKTLDRDPPNGHKNWQVLIKANDEDGVGTTVSTVKEVTVTLKDINDNAPFLINEMPVYWQENRNPGHVVQLQANDYDDTPGAGNFTFGIDSEATPDIKTKFSMDGDYLHANVQFDREAQKEYFIPIRISDSGVPRQSAVSILHLVIGDVNDNAMSEGSSRIFIYNYKGEAPETDIGRVFVDDLDDWDLEDKYFEWKDLPHDQFRLNPSTGMITMLVHTAEGEYDLSFVVTEDSMFVPRHSVDAYVTVVVRELPEEAVDKSGSIRFINVTKEEFISVPRDFQSPDALSLKDRLQLSLAKLFNTSVSNVDVFTVLQNENHTLDVRFSAHGSPYYAPEKLNGIVAQNQQRLENELDLQMLMVNIDECLIEKFKCEESCTNELHKSSVPYMIYSNTTSFVGVNAFVQAQCVCEAPLMRRCLNGGSPRYGENDVCDCIDGFTGPHCELVSVAFYGSGYAFYEPIAACNNTKISLEITPQIDQGLIMYLGPLNFNPLLAISDFLALELDNGYPVLTVDYGSGAIRIRHQHIKMVADRTYQLDIILQRTSIEMTVDNCRLSTCQTLGAPIGPNEFLNVNAPLQLGGTPVDLEQLGRQLNWTHVPNQKGFFGCIRNLTINEQTYNLGMPSVFRNIDSGCQQSVAVAFSFGIDRNFIIAIIVCLALLLIILLAVVVQKKQKNGWHEKDIDDIRETIINYEDEGGGERDTDYDLNVLRTQPFYEEKLYKDPHALQGNMRDPNDIPDIADFLGDKKENCDRDVGATTVDDVRHYAYEGDGNSDGSLSSLASCTDDGDLNFDYLSNFGPRFRKLADMYGEEPSDTDSNVDDDQGWRI; this is encoded by the exons ATGTCCACCAGTGTCCAGCGAATGTCCAGAAGCTACCACTGCATCAATATGTCGGCGACCCCGCAGGCCGGCCACCTAAATCCCGCCCAGCAACAGACGCACCAGCAGCACAAGCGAAAATGCCGCGACCTTGGCAGGCGACTAATCCCCGCGAGACTCCTCCTGGGCGTTATCGTGGCCATCAGCCTTCTGTCACCCGCCCTCGCACTTCACTCGCCGCCGGACAAAAACTTTTCCGGCGACAATCGTAAGCCCGCCTTCAAAAACTGCGCCGGATACGCTCCTAAGGTCAAAGAGGAGCAGCCCGAAAACACCTACGTTCTCACCGTAGAGGCCGTCGACCCTGATCCCGACCAGGTCATTCGATACAGCATCGTCCAGTCGCCGTTCGAGCGACCCAAGTTCTTTATCAATCCCAGCACGGGCGTAATCTTCACCACCCACACATTCGATCGTGACGAGCCGATCCACGAGAAGTTCGTCTTCGTCACCGTCCAGGCCACGGATAATGGTCTGCCCCCACTGGACGACGTTTGCACCTTCAACGTTACCATCGAGGACATCAACGACAATGCACCCGCCTTCAACAAGGCGCGCTACGACGAATCCATGTCGGAAAATGCCCAG CCCGACGCGGTGGTGATGACTATCAGCGCCAGTGACTTCGACGATGGCAACAACAGTTTGGTCGAATACGAGATTCTGCGGGAGCGCGACTTTCAGTACTTCAAGATTGACAAGGAGTCGGGTATTATCTACCTGAAACGACCGATTGACAAGAGACCCGGCCAATCGTATGCGATAATCGTGCGGGCATATAACGTAGTGCCAGATCCGCCACAGGATGCACAAATCGAAGTGCGCATCCGGGTGGTGGAGTCCTCAATTAAGCCGCCATCATTTGTGAATCCGATCGATACGCCCATTTACCTGAAGGAGAATCTCAAGAACTTTACACATCCGATCGCCACGTTACGAGCCGTTTCCAATATGCCGGACAAGCCGGAGGTAATCTTCGAACTGAACACCGGCCGCACGGAGCAGACAAACAGCAAGAACACATTCGTGTTCAATCAGATCGGCAACGAGGTGACCATTAGCCTGGGCAAGACTCTGGACTACGAGGCCATCACAGACTACACCCTCACCATGATTGTGCGGAATACACACGAGCTGGGCACAGAGCATCAGATCAAGATTCAGGTGGAGGATGTCAACGATAACATCCCCTACTACACGGAGGTCAAATCGGGCACTATCCTGGAGAACGAACCACCCGGCACGCCTGTTATGCAGGTGCGTGCCTTCGACATGGACGGCACCTCAGCCAATAATATTGTGTCATTCGAGCTGGCCGACAATCGGGAGTACTTCACCATCGACCCCAATACCGGTAACATAACCGCCCTGACGACATTCGATCGCGAGGAACGCGATTTCTATAACGTAAAGGTTATTGCCAGCGACAATTCGCCATCGAGTCTCTTTGATAATGGCGAGCCGAACCGTGGTCACCAAGTGTTCCGCATCTCCATTGGAGACAAGAACGACCACAAGCCGCACTTCCAGCAGGACAAATATCTGGCAGAAAGACTGCTCGAGGATGCCAATACGAATACCGAGGTCATTGAGGTAAAGGCCGAAGACGAGGATAACGCATCCCAGATCCTATACAGCATTGAGAGCGGTAACGTGGGTGATGCCTTTAAGATTGGTCTTAAGACCGGCAAAATCACGGTCAACCAGAAGTTGGACTACGAAACGATCACGGAGTACGAGCTGAAGGTGCGTGCGTTCGATGGAATCTACGACGACTACACAACGGTGGTTATCAAAATTGAAGACGTGAACGACAACCCGCCGGTGTTTAAGCAGGACTACAGCGTCACCATTCTGGAGGAGACCACATATGACGACTGCATACTCACTGTCGAAGCCTACGATCCGGATATCAAGGATCGCAACGCAGATCAGCATATCGTCTATTCGATTCACCAGAACGATGGAAACCGATGGACCATTGACAACAGTGGCTGCTTGCGTTTGGTCAAGACGCTGGACCGCGATCCGCCCAATGGTCACAAGAACTGGCAGGTTTTGATCAAGGCTAATGATGAGGATGGAGTAGGAACCACGGTCAGCACAGTGAAAGAGGTCACCGTCACGTTGAAGGACATCAACGACAATGCTCCGTTCCTGATCAACGAAATGCCTGTCTACTGGCAGGAGAACCGCAATCCCGGACATGTTGTGCAACTGCAGGCCAACGACTACGACGACACTCCGGGGGCAGGTAACTTCACCTTCGGCATCGACAGCGAAGCCACACCGGACATCAAGACCAAGTTCAGCATGGATGGAGACTATTTGCACGCCAACGTCCAGTTTGATCGCGAGGCTCAAAAGGAGTACTTTATCCCCATTCGCATCAGTGATTCTGGCGTTCCGCGACAGAGTGCCGTAAGCATTCTGCACCTGGTGATCGGCGATGTCAACGACAATGCCATGAGCGAGGGATCGTCGCGCATCTTCATTTACAATTACAAGGGAGAAGCGCCTGAAACCGATATTGGTCGCGTGTTCGTAGATGATCTCGATGACTGGGACTTGGAGGACAAGTACTTTGAATGGAAAGATCTTCCGCACGATCAGTTTAGGCTTAATCCCAGCACGGGTATGATCACCATGCTGGTTCACACCGCCGAGGGAGAGTACGACCTGTCGTTCGTAGTCACCGAGGACTCCATGTTCGTGCCCCGTCACTCCGTAGATGCTTATGTCACCGTGGTGGTCCGCGAGCTTCCCGAGGAGGCGGTGGATAAGAGCGGCAGCATCCGATTCATCAACGTAACCAAGGAGGAGTTTATCAGTGTGCCACGCGACTTCCAGTCACCGGATGCGCTATCCCTAAAGGATCGCTTGCAGCTCTCGCTGGCCAAGCTTTTCAATACGTCGGTATCCAACGTGGACGTGTTCACTGTGCTCCAAAACGAGAATCATACGCTCGATGTACGCTTCTCTGCCCACGGCTCACCCTACTATGCTCCGGAGAAATTAAATGGAATAGTGGCCCAGAATCAGCAGCGTTTGGAAAACGAACTAGACCTGCAAATGCTGATGGTGAACATCGACGAGTGTCTGATTGAGAAGTTCAAGTGCGAGGAATCGTGCACCAATGAGCTGCACAAGAGCTCGGTGCCATACATGATCTACTCCAATACAACATCGTTCGTGGGCGTGAATGCCTTTGTTCAAGCGCAATGCGTATGCGAGGCTCCTTTAATGAGGCGTTGTCTAAACGGAGGATCTCCGCGGTACGGGGAGAACGACGTGTGCGACTGCATAGACGGATTCACCGGACCCCACTGCGAACTCGTCTCCGTGGCATTCTATGGCTCGGGGTATGCCTTCTACGAGCCCATTGCCGCCTGCAACAACACCAAGATTAGCTTGGAGATCACGCCCCAGATCGATCAGGGCCTGATCATGTACTTGGGACCACTTAACTTCAATCCACTGCTGGCCATTTCTGATTTCCTAGCTCTGGAGTTGGACAATGGCTATCCGGTGCTGACTGTGGACTACGGATCAGGTGCCATTCGCATCCGCCATCAGCACATCAAGATGGTGGCAGACCGCACCTACCAACTGGACATTATCCTGCAGCGTACCAGCATTGAGATGACTGTGGACAATTGCCGGCTATCCACCTGCCAGACACTGGGCGCCCCAATTGGCCCCAATGAGTTCCTCAATGTAAACGCACCGCTGCAGTTGGGCGGCACTCCAGTGGATCTGGAACAGCTGGGACGGCAGCTCAATTGGACGCACGTTCCCAACCAGAAGGGTTTCTTCGGTTGCATTCGCAACCTGACAATTAACGAGCAGACTTACAACTTGGGAATGCCCTCTGTGTTCCGAAACATCGACAGCGGTTGCCAGCAGTCGGTGGCCGTTGCGTTCAGTTTTGGAATTGATAGAAACTTCATCATTGCGATCATCGTATGCCTCGCGCTACTGCTGATCATCCTGTTGGCAGTGGTGGTGCAGAAAAAGCAGAAGAATGGCTGGCACGAAAAGGACATCGACGACATTCGCGAGACGATCATTAATTACGAGGACGAGGGTGGCGGCGAGCGGGACACGGACTATGATCTGAATGTCCTGCGCACCCAGCCCTTCTACGAGGAGAAGCTGTACAAAGATCCTCATGCGTTACAGGGGAACATGCGCGACCCCAACGACATACCCGACATCGCCGACTTCCTGGGCGACAAGAAGGAGAACTGCGACCGGGATGTGGGCGCCACAACCGTGGACGATGTGCGGCATTACGCGTACGAAGGTGACGGCAACTCCGATGGCAGCCTCTCCAGTCTGGCGTCCTGCACCGACGACGGCGATCTCAACTTCGACTACCTGTCCAACTTTGGACCGCGCTTCCGCAAATTGGCCGACATGTACGGCGAGGAGCCCTCAGACACAGACTCCAACGTGGACGATGACCAGGGCTGGCGCATCTAG